The Streptomyces cyaneogriseus subsp. noncyanogenus region GGCGAACGCCGAGGTGCGCACCGGCTCCGGCACGTCCCGCTGGATCAGCGCGTCCAGGGACAGCTTGGCCAGCGCCTGCGCGAACCCGGCGACCGCCGCCAGACACGCCACCAGCACCGCGCCGAAGAACACGGCGGCCGTGACCGCCGCGCCCAGCACACACGCGACGACGGTGACGATGATGATCTCCGGCGCCCGCGCCCTGAGCCAGGCGCCGACCGCCGTGCCCAGCGCGTTGCCCGCCCCGGCCGCCACGCCCACGATGCCCAGCGAGACGGCCGCGCTCTGCCCGGTCATCGGGTGCTCGCGCAGCAGGAAGGCGAGGAAGAAGATCAGGAATCCGGACAGGCCCCGGATGGCGGCGTTGGCGCCCAGCGCGTGGGTGACCGCCGGGCCGACCGTGCGCAGCCCCGGCCGCTTGACCGGCTTGAGGTGCGGCCCGTGCAGATGCGCCTCGTCGGCGGCGAGCAGCGCGGTGTCCTCGCCGCGCGCCGAGTCCACCTTCGGCGGCAGGGAGAACGACAGGAACGTTCCGGCAACGAAGATCACGAAGGCGCCGTACAGCGGCCAGCGCGGCCCGATCTGCTGGAGCCCCGCCCCGATGGGCGCGGCCGCACCGGTGGCGAGCAGCCCGCACAGCGTGACCCGGGAGTTCGCCTTCACCAGCGAGAAACCGGGCGGCAGCAGCCGTGGCACCACCGCGCTTCTGACCACCCCGTACGCCTTGGACGCCACCAGCACCCCGAGCGCGGCCGGATACAGCTCCAGGCCGCCGGTCACCACCGCCCCGGACAGCACCAGGGCCAGCAGCGCCCGGGTGAGCATCGCGCCCGCCATCGCGGCGCGGCGGCCGTGCGGGACGCGGTCCAGCAGCGGCCCGATCACCGGCGCGAGCAGGGTGAAGGGGGCCATGGTGATGGCGAGGTAGAGGGCGACGCGGCCCCGGGCCTCGTCGGTGGGGACGGAGAAGAAGACGGTGGAGGCGAGCGCCACGGTGATCATGACGTCGCCGGCGCCGTTCACCCCGTGCAGTTCGATCAGTTTGCCGAGCCCGGACTCGCCGGCGCCGTGCGCGTGTGTGGCCCGGCGGATGGAGCGGGCCGTTCCGGTCACCGGCAGGTGCAGGGCACGGCCCACGGCGCGGAAGCGCCCGGGACCGCGTCCCCGGCCCCCGCCCTTGAAATCCGTCCGCGCGGCTGCCACCTCGTCATAGTGCCCCGAGTCGGCCCCGGCTAAGGCGGTACGGCGCCACCGGCGCACGGATGGAGCTGAACGGGCCGGGTGAGACGCGGCCGGGGCGAAGAGGAAACCGCCGTCGGTGTAGGCCCAGCGGATGGGAGAAGGTAGCGTGCGTAGCGCGCCGTGGCGAACGTTCTCGGCCGCGCGCCGTACGAGCATCCCGCAGAATGGATGACGTAGGCGTGCCCGAGCGCGATCGGGCGCGGACGTCGACGCGGTCCCCGGGTCCGCTCCGTCCGCCCCCCTTCCGCCGGCAGTGGCGCACTTGTGAGACGGCGTATGGAGAGAAGCGATACCTGTGAGCGCAGCGACAACGCGAAGCCGCACCCCTGACCGCCTGTGCGCCGAGGCCGTCGACCTCGCCCGGTCCGCGGCCGAGGAGGCCGCCGCGCCCGGCGTCGTCGGCGAGCACGCGGGGCTCGTGTCGGAGGGCGACCGCGTTGTCACGCACTTCTTCGAGTGCAAGGAGCTCGGGTACCGCGGCTGGCGCTGGGCCGTCACCGTCGCCCGCGCCTCCCGCGCCCGGATCGTCACCGTCGACGAGGCGGTGCTGCTGCCCGGCCCGGACGCGCTCCTCGCCCCCGAGTGGGTGCCCTGGAGCGAGCGGCTGCGCCCCGGCGACCTGGGCCCCGGCGACCTGCTGCCCACCGACGCCGAGGACCTGCGCCTGGAGCCCGGCTGGACCGGCGAGGACGAGCCGCCGCCGAACTCCGCCGTCTCCGACGAGATGGCCGACCTCGTGGAGGCCGAGGACGCCGAGGTCACGAGCCGGCCCCCGGCCGTGCCCCGGCGCGGCTCGATCGCCGCGGTCGCCGAGGAAGTCGGCGTGCACCGCGCCCGGGTCCTGTCCCGCTACGGCCTGCACACCGCCGCCGACCGCTGGGAAGAGGCGTTCGGCCCCAAGACCCCGATGGCGCAGGCGGCCCCCGCCTCCTGCGTGAGCTGCGGCTTCCTGCTCCGCATCGGCGGCTCTCTCGGACAGGCGTTCGGGGTGTGCGCCAACGAGTTCTCCCCGGCGGACGGCCGCGTGGTCTCCCTGGCCTACGGCTGCGGCGGCCACTCGGAGGCCGCGGTCATGCCGAAGCCCCCGCAGCCGGCCCCGCCGG contains the following coding sequences:
- a CDS encoding DUF3027 domain-containing protein — encoded protein: MSAATTRSRTPDRLCAEAVDLARSAAEEAAAPGVVGEHAGLVSEGDRVVTHFFECKELGYRGWRWAVTVARASRARIVTVDEAVLLPGPDALLAPEWVPWSERLRPGDLGPGDLLPTDAEDLRLEPGWTGEDEPPPNSAVSDEMADLVEAEDAEVTSRPPAVPRRGSIAAVAEEVGVHRARVLSRYGLHTAADRWEEAFGPKTPMAQAAPASCVSCGFLLRIGGSLGQAFGVCANEFSPADGRVVSLAYGCGGHSEAAVMPKPPQPAPPVIDETRVDPFPLRPAADSGSVPVTEDATTAELGHS
- a CDS encoding MFS transporter translates to MAAARTDFKGGGRGRGPGRFRAVGRALHLPVTGTARSIRRATHAHGAGESGLGKLIELHGVNGAGDVMITVALASTVFFSVPTDEARGRVALYLAITMAPFTLLAPVIGPLLDRVPHGRRAAMAGAMLTRALLALVLSGAVVTGGLELYPAALGVLVASKAYGVVRSAVVPRLLPPGFSLVKANSRVTLCGLLATGAAAPIGAGLQQIGPRWPLYGAFVIFVAGTFLSFSLPPKVDSARGEDTALLAADEAHLHGPHLKPVKRPGLRTVGPAVTHALGANAAIRGLSGFLIFFLAFLLREHPMTGQSAAVSLGIVGVAAGAGNALGTAVGAWLRARAPEIIIVTVVACVLGAAVTAAVFFGAVLVACLAAVAGFAQALAKLSLDALIQRDVPEPVRTSAFARSETLLQMAWVVGGGIGIALPLHGTLGLSVGAAIVAAGWLATVRGLIGSARHGGARPRVA